The Schistocerca nitens isolate TAMUIC-IGC-003100 chromosome 8, iqSchNite1.1, whole genome shotgun sequence genome includes the window GGAGTTCACATACAAGAGATTTCTCAGAATATCAGTGTTATATTGAAGTACTGAATGTTgaattttaagttttatttccaAATATTCTGCTTCGGCAGATTTTTATAGAAAGTTTTAAATACTTCGATCATCATTGCAAGTACCGTAAGATGTAACAGAGATAATATTCGTCTGGTATTCTCACCTATGTGCGCGAGAGTGATGATACCACGCATTGAATGGAAACTTCAGTTACTGGTGGACGAATTAGAAGTTCATTCATCCTCCTACTGGTTTTAACTGTGTGGTTGACTAGGTAAGTAATAGACTACAGGTCCAAGCACTAGGTGTTCGAATCCCAAACGGTCATCTGCTTTTGTGGGTCATTTGTGGTAGTAATGTGTAAACAAGTAGAACGTCCACTTCCACCTTGTTTTAGGCCACGTTAAATTGTTGGTCCACCTATTATGAGCTGGGAAAGTCTACACAAGAGTTGGGTACGGCAACACCTTAACACCCCCAATAGGCACGCGCTTAGTGAAACACTTTGGATGTATTTGACAGATTTACCTTCTAACGCACAACAACGGCAAAGCTTGTTCAACCCCAGATGATAAATTACTGAGATAATTTGCCCTTTTATCTTCCTTTGTAGCCGGCATTTCCTACAAACTGCATAAAAGTggaattttcttatttttgaataCAGAGGCTGGGAGTGATAACAGAAATACCTTTCGATGGCGGACTGTATCCCGATATGCAAAGCTAACCTCGAAGTTATTCAACAGTGTCTTCTGCCAGAGGTTGACAGTGGAAGATGTATTGGCTGGAAATATATAAATATGATAATCATTTCATGGAGATAAGCAAAGAGGAAACCTATACGAGATCCACCACGCATAAAGAATCTTGATGATGCCACGTGTGGCTAAAATAGTGTTAACACTGACAGCCGTTAACTCTCGCACCTCGACGAAGCAAATATAACGAATAgacttttgtaatattttttatgtGGACCTATGGTGGTAACAGGATAAATATTAGCAGAGGTATACAGTAACACCTTTTGATGAGAGACATTTAATTTGGTTTAGTTTTTCACATATTTAAAAACCTCATTCTATAGGGCTGAAACTTAATAGTTTTAATACTGGATTTCCTTTAATTGCAAGTTTTACATAACTATATTTCTCCGTGAGTGAATATCAGTTCATGCTCACAAGAGCAGAGAGGTTACGCTAGTCCTTGTATTGGATCTGCAGGTGATCGTGATCGTCGTCCTGGCCGTGGTGGCCGCCTGCATGGCCGCCCCCGGACCCAAGCCGGCCCCCGGCCTGCTGGCCAGCTACgtggccgccgcccccgccgcctacaCCGCCCCCGCCTTCGCCGCCCCCGTCGCCTACACCGCTGCCGCAGCTCCCGTGGCCTACGCCGCCCCCTACTCTGCTGCCTACGTCGCTCCATATCATGCTGCCTACAGCGCAGCCATCCTGGGATGAACTTGGCGGCCTATCAAA containing:
- the LOC126198801 gene encoding cuticle protein 18.6-like, yielding MYKQVIVIVVLAVVAACMAAPGPKPAPGLLASYVAAAPAAYTAPAFAAPVAYTAAAAPVAYAAPYSAAYVAPYHAAYSAAILG